Proteins from a genomic interval of Gammaproteobacteria bacterium:
- a CDS encoding cold-shock protein, translating into MATGTVKWFNETKGFGFIAPSDGGADVFVHFSAIEGSGFKTLAEGQAVSFEVEKGPKGLQATHVTVQG; encoded by the coding sequence ATGGCAACAGGTACCGTCAAGTGGTTCAACGAGACCAAGGGCTTCGGCTTTATCGCACCGTCGGATGGCGGCGCTGACGTTTTCGTCCACTTCTCCGCAATCGAAGGCAGCGGCTTCAAGACCCTGGCTGAAGGCCAGGCCGTGAGCTTCGAGGTCGAAAAAGGCCCCAAAGGCCTGCAGGCCACCCACGTTACGGTTCAGGGCTAA
- a CDS encoding RNA-binding protein, translating to MKSIFVGNLPPEASEQFVTDLFTAFGTVRSIRLVADVFTGKCRGFGFVEMEGHEARAAIAGLDGKTVEGNSLRVRFEEPRKPGGRGRR from the coding sequence ATGAAAAGCATTTTTGTTGGCAACTTGCCCCCCGAAGCCTCCGAACAGTTCGTAACCGATCTGTTTACAGCGTTCGGGACAGTACGCTCCATCCGGCTGGTGGCCGACGTGTTCACCGGCAAGTGCCGTGGATTCGGCTTCGTCGAGATGGAAGGTCATGAGGCGCGCGCGGCCATCGCCGGCCTGGATGGAAAGACGGTCGAGGGGAATTCCCTGCGGGTGCGTTTCGAGGAGCCCCGCAAGCCCGGCGGCCGCGGCCGCCGCTGA
- a CDS encoding GIY-YIG nuclease family protein, with the protein MILCSDTSLYTGITNDLERRVARHAAGQGAKFFNGRAPGPVVYLETGHTRGSASRREAAIKKLRRDEKLQLIAAATNCLAAGAPRN; encoded by the coding sequence ATGATCCTGTGCTCGGATACGTCGTTGTATACCGGCATCACCAATGATCTTGAGCGCCGGGTGGCACGGCATGCGGCGGGGCAGGGCGCGAAGTTCTTCAACGGTCGCGCGCCAGGGCCGGTGGTCTATCTCGAGACGGGGCACACGCGCGGCAGCGCCAGCCGGCGCGAGGCGGCGATCAAGAAACTGCGGCGTGATGAGAAGTTGCAGCTGATCGCCGCGGCGACGAACTGCCTCGCTGCGGGCGCGCCACGCAACTGA
- a CDS encoding SprT-like domain-containing protein translates to MYRVRGGVRCIRYNPYIFAKYFADGLSQTVPHEVAHYVTDLLYGLRRVRPHGREWQAVMRRLGAEPRATGRYDLAGIPLRRQRCVVYRCACTEHQLGTRRHRAVSRGEARYVCRRCKSELRLAGPLQRGVADSTVNGGE, encoded by the coding sequence ATGTATCGCGTGCGCGGTGGCGTGCGCTGCATCCGCTATAACCCCTACATCTTCGCCAAGTATTTTGCAGACGGTCTGAGTCAGACCGTGCCGCACGAAGTGGCACACTATGTCACCGATCTGCTCTACGGTCTGCGCCGGGTGCGGCCGCATGGGCGCGAATGGCAGGCGGTCATGCGCCGACTGGGCGCTGAACCGCGCGCCACCGGGCGCTATGACCTCGCCGGCATACCGCTGCGCCGGCAGCGGTGCGTTGTCTATCGGTGCGCTTGCACCGAACATCAGCTGGGCACGCGCCGCCACCGTGCGGTAAGTCGCGGTGAGGCGCGCTATGTGTGCCGACGCTGCAAGTCCGAACTACGGCTTGCCGGCCCGTTACAGCGTGGCGTCGCGGACAGCACGGTGAACGGCGGTGAGTGA
- a CDS encoding DEAD/DEAH box helicase: MSFEALNLNAQLLRAVQASGYTNPTDIQREAIPLVLAGRDLMASAQTGTGKTAAFVLPAMERLLKPAAVNGRGPRVLVLTPTRELANQVNENIRQLGRFCRFTTGSVVGGMPYPPQMKLLQRPLDLLVATPGRLMDHMAQGRVDFSRLEFLVLDEADRMLDLGFVDAVRDIAAATPDTRQTLLFSATLEGRVLAIAKQLLKDPARVQLAANHDQHASIAQRLHQADNIGHKHRLLSHYLGHEELTQALIFTATKRGADELARQLTEQGHSSAALHGDMGQGQRRRTVEQMRRGRFRLLVATDVAARGLDIKGITHVINFDLPMVAEDYIHRIGRTGRGGATGMAVSLVGPDDWRKLSGIERLTGRRLDRDVIEGLEPTRSEPGRRPPSKGGAGRPGGNRPRQGYGGQPRGASARPYGERSGVERPAFAKGARSTRDPGNTAAARPAGQARDARGHEPRAPGSYANGNRAAGAGRSGAPQREQRTDRPRATLKAKRPHYRSQTSIDR, from the coding sequence GTGTCTTTTGAAGCTCTGAATCTGAATGCCCAACTGCTGCGCGCCGTCCAGGCGAGCGGTTATACCAACCCGACCGACATCCAGCGCGAGGCGATCCCGCTGGTACTGGCCGGCCGTGACCTGATGGCCTCGGCGCAGACCGGCACCGGCAAGACGGCAGCCTTCGTGCTGCCGGCCATGGAGCGCCTGCTCAAGCCGGCCGCCGTAAACGGCCGGGGTCCGCGTGTGCTGGTGCTGACACCGACGCGTGAACTCGCCAACCAGGTGAACGAGAACATCCGTCAGCTCGGCCGCTTCTGCCGCTTCACCACCGGCAGCGTCGTCGGCGGCATGCCCTATCCGCCGCAGATGAAGCTGCTGCAGCGGCCGTTGGATCTGCTGGTGGCCACACCGGGCCGGCTGATGGATCACATGGCGCAGGGCCGTGTCGACTTCTCGCGCCTCGAATTCCTGGTGCTGGACGAGGCCGACCGCATGCTGGATCTCGGCTTCGTCGACGCGGTGCGCGACATCGCCGCCGCCACCCCGGACACACGCCAGACGCTGCTGTTCTCGGCGACCCTGGAAGGCCGCGTGCTGGCGATCGCCAAGCAGCTGCTGAAGGACCCGGCGCGCGTCCAGCTCGCCGCCAACCACGACCAGCACGCGTCCATCGCCCAGCGCCTGCATCAGGCCGACAACATCGGCCACAAGCATCGTCTGCTGTCGCACTACCTCGGTCACGAGGAACTGACGCAGGCACTGATCTTCACCGCCACCAAGCGCGGCGCCGATGAGCTCGCCCGGCAGCTCACCGAGCAGGGCCATAGCAGTGCCGCGCTGCACGGTGACATGGGGCAGGGCCAGCGCCGCCGCACCGTCGAACAGATGCGCCGCGGCCGCTTCCGTCTGCTGGTCGCGACCGATGTCGCCGCCCGCGGTCTGGACATCAAGGGCATCACCCATGTGATCAATTTCGATCTGCCCATGGTGGCGGAAGACTACATCCACCGCATCGGCCGCACCGGTCGCGGCGGCGCCACCGGCATGGCCGTCAGCCTGGTCGGTCCCGACGACTGGCGCAAGCTGTCCGGCATCGAGCGCCTGACCGGCCGACGCCTGGATCGCGACGTGATCGAGGGCCTGGAGCCGACGCGTTCCGAGCCGGGCCGGCGTCCACCTTCCAAGGGTGGCGCTGGCCGCCCGGGCGGCAACCGCCCGCGGCAGGGTTATGGCGGCCAGCCGCGTGGCGCGTCCGCACGGCCTTACGGTGAACGTAGCGGCGTCGAGCGTCCGGCCTTCGCCAAGGGGGCACGGTCGACACGGGACCCGGGCAACACTGCTGCGGCGCGCCCCGCAGGTCAGGCGCGTGATGCGCGTGGCCATGAGCCGCGTGCACCGGGCAGCTACGCCAATGGCAACCGTGCCGCTGGTGCCGGCCGTTCCGGGGCGCCACAGCGCGAACAGCGTACCGACCGCCCCCGCGCGACCCTGAAGGCCAAGCGTCCGCATTACCGTTCGCAGACGTCGATCGACCGCTGA